A stretch of the Sphingosinithalassobacter tenebrarum genome encodes the following:
- a CDS encoding cytochrome P450, which produces MVAPTTDTKPGTGCPAHADPETLLSQGSLIDPDISAHPADYYAAMRSEDPVHFDPKLGMYLISRWEDIQQVQRDPITFSVEKGYKAQYAKGFFEEFEQILERDGGGYFPDAIMSDPPYHSRIRKLMDSAFSAHRVKALEPGTHEIVADIIEGFADKGQCDAVKDFAVPITIRVICDQLGIAQYNAEKISKWSYAVTQQIGRMQNREQMIENAKDICELQNFLIGEVKDREANPKEDMISDLVHAETDDPDNPRLTFKEVVSLVRALMIAGNETTATAMTNLMYILSTQPKVLETLQNSVDDDRLMNRFVEELLRIEPPVRGLSRMTTKEVEVGGVTLPEGAHLLLMYASANDQPEMFECPREFNMDRPNLGKHVAFGGGPHRCIGLALARMEIRVAAREVVKRLDNLKLGIAVEDIRYLPTVATHSIEQLPITFTRR; this is translated from the coding sequence ATGGTTGCACCCACGACCGACACCAAGCCGGGCACCGGCTGCCCCGCCCATGCCGATCCCGAAACCCTGCTGTCGCAGGGATCGCTGATCGATCCCGATATTTCGGCGCACCCGGCCGATTATTATGCGGCGATGCGATCGGAGGATCCGGTGCATTTCGATCCCAAGCTGGGCATGTACCTGATCTCCCGCTGGGAGGATATTCAGCAGGTCCAGCGCGACCCGATCACCTTTTCGGTCGAGAAGGGCTACAAGGCGCAGTACGCCAAGGGCTTTTTCGAGGAATTCGAGCAGATTCTCGAGCGTGACGGCGGCGGCTATTTCCCCGACGCGATCATGTCCGATCCGCCCTATCACTCCCGCATCCGCAAACTGATGGACAGCGCCTTTTCGGCGCACCGGGTGAAGGCGCTCGAACCGGGCACGCACGAAATCGTCGCCGACATCATCGAAGGCTTTGCCGACAAGGGGCAGTGCGACGCGGTGAAGGATTTCGCGGTTCCGATTACCATCCGCGTCATCTGCGACCAGCTCGGCATCGCGCAGTACAACGCAGAGAAGATCAGCAAATGGTCCTATGCGGTGACGCAGCAGATCGGTCGGATGCAGAATCGCGAGCAGATGATCGAGAATGCCAAGGATATCTGCGAGCTGCAGAATTTCCTGATCGGCGAGGTCAAGGATCGCGAAGCCAATCCCAAGGAAGACATGATCTCCGACTTGGTCCATGCGGAGACCGACGACCCGGACAATCCGCGGCTTACCTTCAAGGAGGTCGTGTCGCTGGTCCGCGCGCTGATGATCGCGGGGAATGAGACTACCGCGACGGCGATGACCAACCTCATGTACATTCTGTCGACTCAGCCCAAGGTGCTGGAAACACTTCAGAATTCGGTCGATGACGACCGGCTGATGAATCGCTTCGTCGAGGAGCTGCTGCGCATCGAACCGCCGGTGCGGGGCCTTTCGCGGATGACAACCAAGGAAGTCGAAGTCGGCGGCGTGACCTTGCCCGAAGGGGCGCATCTGCTGCTGATGTACGCCTCTGCCAACGATCAGCCCGAAATGTTCGAATGCCCGCGCGAGTTCAACATGGATCGCCCGAATCTGGGCAAGCATGTCGCGTTCGGCGGCGGGCCGCATCGCTGCATCGGGCTGGCACTGGCGCGGATGGAAATCCGCGTCGCCGCGCGTGAGGTGGTCAAGCGGCTCGACAATCTCAAGCTCGGCATTGCCGTGGAGGACATCCGCTATCTGCCGACGGTCGCAACGCATTCGATCGAGCAGTTGCCGATCACCTTCACGCGCCGCTGA
- a CDS encoding SDR family NAD(P)-dependent oxidoreductase, whose translation MAATQKSDKPVVLITGASAGIGDAIARRFAAAGWNIVGVARRKERLEALKESLAGTAEVAICVGDVTDPQVPVAAVKTAMDSFGRLDALVNNAGSGKWGFAHETDDATLDEVIDTSFKAPFRFAREAIPAMTDGGAIVNIGSTFGLVGGAGGGAYCAVKAGMVGLTQSLAADYGLQGIRTNLVAPGVIRTDMTDAVWEAAPFRRLNHEMTPMNREGTVSDVANLVYFLASDEGSYINGQSIALDGGWTTTKMLSMEALMSERVPQAAE comes from the coding sequence ATGGCAGCGACACAGAAATCGGATAAGCCGGTCGTACTGATTACCGGCGCGAGCGCGGGCATCGGCGATGCGATCGCGCGGCGCTTTGCCGCGGCCGGCTGGAACATCGTCGGGGTGGCGCGCCGCAAGGAACGGCTCGAGGCGTTGAAGGAATCGCTTGCCGGCACCGCCGAAGTGGCGATCTGCGTCGGCGACGTCACCGATCCGCAGGTGCCGGTGGCGGCAGTGAAGACTGCAATGGACAGTTTCGGGCGGCTCGACGCACTGGTCAACAATGCCGGATCGGGCAAATGGGGCTTTGCGCACGAAACCGATGACGCGACGCTCGACGAAGTGATCGACACCAGTTTCAAGGCGCCGTTCCGTTTCGCCCGCGAAGCCATCCCGGCAATGACCGATGGCGGCGCGATCGTGAATATCGGATCGACCTTCGGCCTCGTCGGCGGCGCGGGCGGCGGCGCCTATTGCGCGGTCAAGGCCGGGATGGTCGGCCTGACGCAGAGCCTTGCCGCCGATTACGGGCTGCAGGGCATCCGCACCAATCTGGTCGCGCCGGGCGTGATCCGCACCGACATGACCGACGCGGTGTGGGAAGCGGCGCCGTTCCGCAGGCTCAATCACGAAATGACGCCGATGAACCGCGAAGGCACCGTCAGCGACGTCGCCAACCTCGTCTATTTCCTCGCGTCGGACGAAGGCAGCTACATCAACGGCCAGTCGATCGCGCTCGACGGCGGCTGGACCACCACCAAGATGCTGAGCATGGAAGCGCTGATGTCCGAGCGCGTTCCGCAGGCGGCCGAATAA
- a CDS encoding TonB-dependent receptor, with protein MKTQNASANRGAFRRAALCSSALVLAATLPVEAAAQDADQTESSEPAAQQAAEIVVTARRRDESLSNVPIAITALGADDLVARAVTTDADLQRTVPGLTIRQTQGNNSLTYSLRGQSADIFSGSPSAVVTYLNEVPMPVSGASSFFDLESVQVLKGPQGTLFGRNATGGAVLFTSAQPTDRLEGFARAKYGNYDRTEVEGALNVPMADGRVLVRGAFNLTYADGYIDNLYTGETLGNINRENARLSVTLKPSETISNTTMVQYSNSQGTNTGASYTWSVYQCGETNNGFALSCGAGLLFGPSLDSQLGAGAWANYLATHPNAYAPGLLDYVNEQRRLGPYKTNHPGGADHFGEQWIVTNITEADLGSGLTLRNVFGLVDSYTDSNQPQLGAPYATILTANAAIGEAGNVDDLRSWTEEVQLLGETGALEWIVGFYMQRQRVNTLYPQTYFDLGLPAFGLPAYAANNFRTKNDVNAVYAQGTYDFTDALSLTAGIRYTWEKVHGVQLSRSDNFGPPEQSRLYQDPSWEVGLQYQATPELLVYAKTRGSFRSGGYNGTLDPAAPYLTPGANFFEPETTEDIEAGVKYSGYLFGRPATFNLAGYIQWIHDVQRVEFPDPDGPAGPLASIAITTNVPEERVQGIEAEVSFMPTDWLRLGGQLALTDAEFTDNQVTLFGVNYAYGPVGDTPEASGTGWAEVFVPTGGSGEITLRGEVYAQSSQYFSNAANSLAPRTELPGYALVNGRLSWNQIGGSNFSAAVFGENLLDEEYFVGGMQLAVALGHNGAVVGKPRMYGLELSYRF; from the coding sequence ATGAAGACCCAGAACGCCAGTGCGAACCGTGGCGCGTTTCGGCGCGCCGCCCTTTGCTCGTCCGCGCTTGTCCTGGCCGCGACGCTTCCGGTCGAAGCCGCCGCCCAGGACGCCGACCAGACCGAGAGCAGCGAACCCGCCGCGCAGCAGGCTGCCGAGATCGTCGTCACCGCGCGCCGCCGCGACGAAAGCCTGTCGAACGTTCCGATCGCGATCACCGCGCTGGGCGCCGACGATCTGGTCGCGCGCGCGGTGACGACTGACGCCGATCTGCAGCGCACCGTGCCGGGCCTCACCATCCGGCAGACGCAGGGCAACAACTCGCTCACCTATTCGCTGCGCGGGCAGAGCGCGGACATCTTCTCCGGCTCGCCTTCCGCCGTCGTCACCTATCTCAACGAAGTGCCGATGCCGGTCAGCGGCGCCTCCAGCTTCTTCGACCTCGAATCGGTGCAGGTGCTGAAGGGACCGCAGGGCACGCTGTTCGGCCGCAACGCCACCGGCGGCGCGGTGCTGTTCACCTCGGCGCAGCCGACCGACCGGCTCGAAGGCTTCGCGCGCGCCAAATACGGCAATTACGACCGTACGGAAGTCGAAGGCGCGCTCAACGTGCCGATGGCCGACGGCAGGGTGCTGGTGCGCGGCGCGTTCAACCTGACCTATGCCGACGGCTATATCGACAATCTCTATACCGGCGAGACGCTGGGCAACATCAATCGCGAAAATGCGCGCCTGAGCGTCACGCTGAAGCCGAGCGAGACCATCAGCAACACCACGATGGTCCAGTACAGCAACAGCCAGGGCACCAATACCGGCGCCTCCTATACCTGGAGCGTCTATCAGTGCGGCGAGACCAATAACGGCTTCGCGCTGAGCTGCGGCGCGGGGCTGCTGTTCGGGCCGAGCCTCGACAGCCAGCTCGGGGCGGGCGCGTGGGCGAACTATCTCGCGACCCATCCCAACGCCTATGCACCGGGGTTGCTCGATTACGTCAACGAACAGCGGCGCCTGGGCCCGTACAAGACCAATCACCCCGGCGGGGCGGACCATTTCGGCGAGCAGTGGATCGTCACCAACATCACCGAGGCCGATCTCGGATCGGGGCTGACGCTGCGTAACGTCTTCGGGCTGGTCGACAGCTATACCGACAGCAACCAGCCGCAGCTCGGCGCCCCCTATGCCACGATCCTCACCGCCAATGCGGCGATCGGCGAAGCGGGCAATGTCGACGATCTGCGCTCCTGGACCGAGGAGGTTCAGCTGCTGGGCGAAACCGGCGCGCTGGAATGGATCGTCGGCTTCTACATGCAGCGCCAGCGGGTCAACACGCTCTATCCGCAGACCTATTTCGATCTCGGCCTGCCCGCATTCGGCCTGCCCGCCTATGCGGCCAACAATTTCCGCACCAAGAACGACGTCAACGCAGTCTATGCGCAGGGCACCTACGACTTCACCGACGCGCTCAGCCTGACGGCGGGCATTCGCTACACCTGGGAAAAGGTGCACGGCGTCCAGCTGTCCCGGTCGGACAATTTCGGTCCGCCCGAACAATCGCGCCTCTATCAGGACCCCAGTTGGGAAGTCGGCCTGCAATATCAGGCGACTCCCGAACTGCTTGTATATGCCAAGACGCGCGGCAGCTTCCGTTCGGGCGGCTATAACGGCACGCTCGATCCGGCGGCGCCCTATCTGACCCCCGGCGCCAATTTCTTCGAACCGGAAACCACCGAGGACATCGAAGCCGGCGTCAAATATTCGGGCTATCTGTTCGGCCGCCCGGCGACGTTCAACCTTGCCGGCTATATCCAGTGGATCCACGACGTGCAGCGCGTCGAATTCCCGGATCCCGACGGTCCGGCGGGTCCGCTGGCGTCGATCGCCATCACCACCAACGTTCCCGAGGAACGCGTGCAGGGCATCGAGGCCGAAGTCTCGTTCATGCCGACCGACTGGCTGCGGCTCGGCGGTCAGCTCGCGCTCACCGATGCCGAGTTCACCGACAATCAGGTGACTCTGTTCGGCGTCAACTATGCCTATGGCCCGGTCGGCGACACCCCGGAAGCCTCGGGTACCGGCTGGGCCGAAGTGTTCGTCCCCACCGGCGGTTCGGGCGAAATCACGCTGCGCGGCGAAGTCTATGCGCAGTCGAGCCAGTATTTCTCGAACGCCGCGAACAGCCTCGCACCGCGCACCGAACTGCCCGGCTATGCGCTGGTCAACGGCCGGCTGAGCTGGAACCAGATCGGCGGAAGCAATTTCTCCGCCGCGGTGTTCGGCGAGAATCTGCTCGACGAGGAATATTTCGTCGGCGGCATGCAGCTTGCCGTGGCGCTGGGCCATAACGGCGCGGTGGTCGGCAAGCCGCGCATGTACGGCCTCGAACTTTCCTATCGCTTCTGA
- a CDS encoding AraC family transcriptional regulator has protein sequence MTNANYESRRFEFRGENNTEYYDGDLELLSTRDVDIRIEKSLAGEYGIYKETSRVGLAFRRSWSHIRNDKTNLTVFWFLRRGQITISQPGGRYVVNPDECAVTRSDKALYMELTPDADGVMEVMHVVVPSHKLYAVLGDNVELGRPFPTSTGDLFLAERVFSLLFEQDDQVDPATAEQLVDTLLADVGRTIAGLSDNGTRRCSIADRRVADITRYINQHFANPDLNAKMVADSCGISLRYLCHVLKKSDLSFSHLVWERRMTTAHDWLKDAKMQHHSISEIAYLVGFKSSAHFSRMFKMRYGVAPREFRNSELEAASGTAEIDDTVN, from the coding sequence ATGACGAACGCGAACTATGAATCGCGCCGATTCGAGTTTCGCGGCGAGAACAACACCGAATATTATGACGGCGACCTCGAATTGCTGTCGACGCGCGACGTCGATATCCGCATCGAGAAGAGCCTCGCCGGCGAATACGGAATCTACAAGGAAACCTCGCGGGTCGGCCTCGCCTTCCGGCGAAGCTGGTCGCACATCCGCAACGACAAGACCAATCTGACGGTCTTCTGGTTCCTGCGGCGCGGCCAGATCACCATTTCGCAACCCGGCGGCCGCTATGTCGTCAATCCCGACGAATGCGCCGTGACGCGATCGGACAAGGCGCTGTACATGGAACTGACGCCCGATGCCGACGGCGTGATGGAAGTGATGCATGTCGTCGTGCCGAGCCACAAACTCTATGCCGTGCTCGGCGACAATGTGGAGCTTGGCCGCCCCTTCCCCACCTCTACCGGCGACCTGTTCCTTGCCGAGCGCGTCTTCTCGCTGCTGTTCGAACAGGACGACCAGGTAGATCCGGCGACTGCCGAACAACTGGTCGATACGCTGCTCGCCGATGTCGGGCGGACGATCGCCGGACTGAGCGACAACGGCACGCGCCGCTGCTCGATCGCCGATCGCCGCGTGGCGGACATCACGCGCTACATCAACCAGCATTTCGCCAATCCCGATCTCAACGCGAAGATGGTGGCCGACAGCTGCGGCATTTCGCTGCGCTATCTCTGCCACGTCCTCAAGAAGAGCGACCTGAGCTTCTCGCACCTTGTCTGGGAACGCCGGATGACGACCGCGCATGACTGGCTGAAGGACGCCAAGATGCAGCATCATTCGATCAGCGAGATCGCCTATCTGGTCGGCTTCAAGTCGAGCGCGCATTTCAGCCGCATGTTCAAGATGCGCTACGGCGTCGCCCCGCGCGAGTTCCGCAACAGCGAGCTGGAAGCGGCCAGCGGCACCGCCGAGATTGACGACACCGTCAACTGA
- a CDS encoding Rieske (2Fe-2S) protein produces MTEPAYTRALPASELEPNSKKPVEINGKSILLCHTNGTIHAVSNICSHADEKLECGLMRRGWISCPVHGARFDLATGKAMNPPAKQPIAVYPVRVVDDWIEVEA; encoded by the coding sequence ATGACAGAACCCGCCTATACCCGCGCGCTCCCGGCAAGCGAGCTTGAACCGAACAGCAAGAAGCCGGTTGAAATCAACGGCAAGTCGATCCTGCTGTGCCATACCAACGGCACGATTCACGCGGTATCGAACATCTGCTCGCATGCCGATGAAAAGCTGGAGTGCGGCCTGATGCGCCGCGGCTGGATTTCGTGCCCCGTGCATGGCGCGCGGTTCGACCTGGCGACGGGAAAGGCAATGAATCCGCCCGCGAAACAGCCGATCGCGGTCTATCCAGTTCGCGTGGTCGACGACTGGATCGAAGTCGAGGCCTGA
- a CDS encoding hydantoinase B/oxoprolinase family protein, whose product MSFELNRKLAAKRDPLPTSANIDPVTAAIIRGAFDTVSFEAATFLGRAASSPIINQSNERNAAIIDAHGRLAACSIGTPHLTFVSQLTVRYGLEHREDYDWGPGDIFLGNDPDHGGGHLPDYNVYAPVYDDDGELVLVQALQAHQGDTGGKDPGGFTLEATDIFTEGLAIPCIKLAHRGEKRRDVINLVERNNRFPTFAGDLAAMMGAVQHSVKLLQAIIRKWGTDKVKAAINYNIAHTEERFRQEVASWPDGEYPATVWIDHDTQGTKDIKVQLCCTVKGDQLTVDLTGTDDRQELVGVWNTFGNTRSYIMTQLAAAIDPTIIKNEGMFDAVEMIIPEGCIAHPPPNKPAALGSFHPACEITEAVCVALSQVVPERSAPQVYKIGMPNAVIGFKDGQMWMDQGVDCRTMDTSAVKGIDGWGSCPNALGNLLLSEAEDAESRFPIINISREMTQDTEGAGKWRGMPGSLNVKQVLEPTTAMAWMVSAAHPLRGMCGGDDASPYGNTFELGSENEREIELTALAQLPADAVIAYQHGGGAGFSPAIERDPEAVKEDVLDEYISVARAREKYGVVLTGSLENYDLAVDVEATENLRAEMALPVAAE is encoded by the coding sequence ATGTCGTTTGAACTGAACCGCAAACTCGCCGCGAAGCGCGATCCCCTGCCAACCTCGGCGAATATCGATCCCGTCACCGCCGCCATCATCCGCGGCGCATTCGACACCGTTTCGTTCGAGGCCGCTACGTTCCTCGGCCGCGCGGCATCCTCGCCGATCATCAACCAGTCGAACGAGCGCAACGCCGCGATCATCGACGCGCATGGGCGCCTCGCCGCCTGCTCGATCGGCACCCCGCACCTCACTTTCGTCTCGCAGCTCACTGTCCGCTACGGACTCGAACATCGCGAGGACTATGACTGGGGGCCGGGGGACATCTTCCTCGGCAACGATCCCGATCATGGCGGCGGCCATTTGCCCGACTATAACGTCTATGCGCCGGTCTATGACGATGACGGCGAGCTGGTACTCGTCCAGGCGCTGCAGGCGCATCAGGGCGATACCGGCGGCAAGGACCCCGGCGGCTTTACCCTCGAAGCGACCGACATCTTCACCGAAGGCCTCGCCATTCCGTGCATCAAGCTCGCGCATCGCGGCGAAAAGCGGCGCGACGTCATCAACCTCGTCGAGCGCAACAACCGCTTCCCTACTTTCGCGGGCGATCTCGCCGCGATGATGGGGGCGGTTCAGCATTCGGTGAAGCTGCTTCAGGCGATCATCCGCAAATGGGGCACCGACAAGGTCAAGGCGGCGATCAACTACAATATCGCCCACACCGAGGAGCGTTTCCGCCAGGAAGTGGCGAGCTGGCCCGACGGCGAATATCCCGCGACGGTGTGGATCGACCATGACACGCAGGGGACCAAGGACATCAAGGTCCAGCTCTGCTGCACCGTGAAGGGCGATCAACTCACCGTCGACTTGACCGGCACCGACGACCGGCAGGAACTGGTCGGCGTGTGGAACACTTTCGGCAATACGCGCAGCTACATCATGACGCAGCTCGCCGCCGCCATCGATCCGACGATCATCAAGAATGAAGGCATGTTCGACGCGGTCGAGATGATCATTCCCGAAGGCTGCATCGCGCACCCGCCGCCCAACAAGCCCGCCGCACTGGGCTCGTTCCACCCGGCATGCGAAATCACCGAGGCGGTGTGCGTCGCATTGTCGCAGGTCGTGCCCGAACGCTCGGCGCCGCAGGTCTACAAGATCGGCATGCCCAACGCCGTGATCGGCTTCAAGGACGGCCAGATGTGGATGGACCAGGGCGTCGATTGCCGGACGATGGACACCAGCGCGGTCAAGGGCATCGACGGCTGGGGCAGCTGCCCCAACGCGCTCGGCAACCTCCTGCTTTCCGAAGCCGAGGACGCCGAAAGCCGCTTCCCGATCATCAATATCAGCCGCGAAATGACGCAGGACACCGAAGGCGCGGGCAAATGGCGCGGCATGCCGGGCAGCCTCAACGTCAAGCAGGTGCTCGAACCGACCACGGCGATGGCGTGGATGGTCTCGGCCGCCCACCCGCTGCGCGGCATGTGCGGCGGCGACGATGCCAGCCCTTATGGCAACACCTTCGAACTGGGCAGCGAGAATGAGCGCGAGATCGAACTCACCGCGCTCGCGCAGCTCCCCGCCGATGCCGTCATCGCCTATCAGCATGGCGGCGGCGCGGGCTTCTCGCCGGCGATCGAACGCGATCCCGAAGCGGTGAAGGAGGATGTGCTCGACGAATATATCAGCGTGGCACGCGCCCGCGAGAAGTACGGCGTCGTGCTGACCGGCAGCCTCGAAAACTACGACCTCGCGGTCGATGTCGAAGCGACCGAGAATCTGCGCGCGGAAATGGCGCTGCCGGTCGCGGCGGAATAA
- a CDS encoding hydantoinase/oxoprolinase family protein produces the protein MGYRVGIDIGGTFTDFSLLKGTDVVLYKNLTTPEDRSLGVMSGLEKLAEMEGLSLADFMGRCDAIVHGTTVADNTLIEMNGALTGLITTEGFRDEMEYRRGFKEDIWDLRLTPPKQITPRRRRLTVPERILHDGTVHKQLDEDAVREACRRLSKQGVESVAISLLFSFVNPAHEKRVAEIVAEEMPGILISKSHEVLPRQPEYDRTSTTVVNAYVAPRVASYLDRLVERVCEAGYTNQLMVMQASGGVMTVDYIEGAPIRVLASGPAGGVIGSAHVGTAKGYPNILCVDMGGTSYDISLVQDGAAPAEAGWNMHHRYLVGVPMVKVETLGAGGGSICHVNAGALEVGPASAGSEPGPICYGRGGTSPTITDALVMLGILSTDEGFAGGSFSLTRKGVDEAFETLAREMGYSAEEAAFDCWRVVNANMSQGVRRITAGKGIDPQDMIMLAYGGNGPVFAAIQAEDLGIEKVLVPKASPTFSALGTLVANPTIDEERSYVAPANALDTARLKELWKELGDRAEKYLTAARFAKGDIQANYQLNMRYPGQNFALTFDISDGRALGDLDWVDDGIGAKAIELFNARHMEEYGHIREYEVPEVIGVRLATYVETASPAVLQGTSAAPKPAKPAKTRRANLGTGFKDTDIYLGADLAPGNFIVGPAVIEETFTTIVVYPGWKASVDDAGDYLLTKQG, from the coding sequence ATGGGTTATCGCGTCGGCATCGATATCGGCGGCACGTTCACGGACTTCTCGCTGCTCAAAGGCACCGATGTTGTCCTCTACAAGAACCTCACCACGCCCGAGGATCGCTCGCTCGGCGTGATGAGCGGGCTTGAAAAGCTCGCCGAGATGGAGGGCCTGTCGCTTGCCGATTTCATGGGCCGGTGCGACGCGATCGTCCACGGCACCACCGTTGCCGACAACACGCTGATCGAAATGAACGGCGCGCTGACGGGCCTGATCACCACCGAGGGCTTTCGCGACGAGATGGAATATCGCCGCGGGTTCAAGGAAGACATCTGGGATCTGCGCCTGACGCCGCCCAAGCAGATCACGCCGCGCCGCCGCCGCCTGACCGTGCCCGAGCGCATCCTGCACGACGGTACGGTCCACAAGCAGCTCGACGAGGATGCGGTCCGCGAGGCCTGCCGCCGCCTTTCCAAGCAGGGCGTCGAATCGGTCGCGATCTCGCTGCTCTTCTCCTTCGTCAATCCTGCGCACGAAAAGCGTGTCGCGGAGATCGTCGCCGAGGAAATGCCCGGCATACTCATCTCGAAGAGCCATGAGGTTCTCCCGCGCCAGCCCGAATATGACCGCACCTCGACCACGGTGGTGAACGCCTATGTCGCGCCGCGCGTCGCCTCCTATCTCGACCGTCTGGTCGAGCGCGTCTGCGAAGCTGGGTACACCAACCAGCTGATGGTGATGCAGGCTTCGGGCGGCGTGATGACCGTCGACTATATCGAAGGCGCGCCGATCCGCGTGCTGGCGAGCGGCCCGGCGGGCGGCGTCATCGGCTCGGCGCATGTCGGCACCGCCAAGGGCTATCCCAACATCCTGTGCGTCGACATGGGCGGGACAAGCTACGATATCTCGCTGGTGCAGGACGGCGCCGCACCGGCCGAAGCCGGCTGGAACATGCACCACCGCTATCTCGTCGGCGTGCCGATGGTGAAGGTGGAAACGCTGGGCGCGGGCGGCGGCTCGATCTGCCACGTCAACGCAGGCGCGCTCGAAGTCGGCCCCGCCTCTGCCGGCTCCGAACCCGGCCCGATCTGCTATGGCCGCGGCGGCACCAGCCCGACCATCACCGACGCGCTGGTCATGCTCGGCATCCTCTCGACCGATGAAGGCTTTGCCGGCGGCAGCTTCTCGCTGACCCGCAAGGGAGTCGACGAAGCGTTCGAAACACTCGCCCGCGAAATGGGCTATTCGGCCGAGGAAGCCGCGTTCGATTGCTGGCGCGTCGTCAACGCCAATATGAGCCAGGGCGTGCGCCGCATCACCGCGGGCAAGGGCATCGATCCGCAGGACATGATCATGCTCGCCTATGGCGGCAACGGCCCCGTCTTCGCCGCGATCCAGGCCGAGGATCTGGGCATCGAAAAGGTGCTCGTCCCCAAGGCATCGCCGACCTTCTCCGCGCTCGGCACACTCGTCGCCAATCCGACGATCGACGAGGAACGCTCGTACGTTGCGCCCGCCAATGCGCTCGACACCGCCAGGCTCAAGGAGCTGTGGAAGGAACTCGGCGACCGCGCCGAGAAATATCTCACCGCCGCGCGCTTCGCCAAGGGCGACATCCAGGCCAATTATCAGCTCAACATGCGCTATCCCGGCCAGAATTTCGCGCTGACCTTCGACATCAGCGACGGCCGGGCGCTCGGCGATCTCGACTGGGTCGATGACGGCATCGGCGCGAAAGCGATCGAACTGTTCAACGCGCGGCACATGGAAGAATACGGCCATATCCGCGAATATGAGGTGCCCGAGGTTATCGGCGTCCGCCTCGCCACCTATGTCGAAACCGCCTCGCCCGCGGTGCTTCAGGGCACCAGCGCGGCGCCCAAGCCGGCCAAGCCCGCCAAGACGCGCCGCGCCAATCTCGGCACCGGGTTCAAGGATACCGATATCTATCTCGGCGCCGATCTGGCGCCCGGAAACTTCATTGTCGGCCCGGCGGTGATCGAGGAAACGTTCACCACGATCGTCGTCTATCCCGGCTGGAAGGCCTCGGTCGACGATGCGGGCGACTATCTGCTGACCAAACAGGGCTGA
- a CDS encoding PaaI family thioesterase — MEPAQLEADGWRKFDPPGFSGSVGPYWRRGSGDTLEIGIVAGEHISNRHIGSVHGGALMTFCDVAFGVAVVEALGHARCATTQLQVQFASLAKMGEFVVARPEIVHRTSRMLFMRGLVGSESRTVASAEGIWSVLRAPGEDASKG, encoded by the coding sequence ATGGAGCCCGCGCAGCTCGAGGCCGATGGCTGGCGCAAGTTCGATCCGCCGGGCTTTTCGGGTTCGGTCGGCCCCTATTGGCGGCGCGGATCGGGCGACACGCTGGAAATCGGCATCGTCGCGGGCGAGCACATCTCGAACCGGCATATCGGCAGCGTCCACGGCGGTGCGCTGATGACCTTTTGCGACGTCGCCTTTGGTGTCGCCGTGGTCGAAGCGCTCGGCCACGCCCGCTGCGCGACGACGCAATTGCAGGTGCAGTTCGCCTCGCTTGCGAAAATGGGCGAGTTCGTCGTCGCGAGGCCCGAAATCGTGCACCGCACCTCGCGGATGCTATTCATGCGCGGCCTGGTGGGGAGCGAGAGCCGCACCGTCGCGAGCGCCGAGGGAATATGGAGCGTCCTGCGCGCACCGGGCGAGGATGCCAGCAAAGGGTAA
- a CDS encoding glutathione S-transferase family protein yields the protein MIIVHHLENSRSQRVLWLLEELGLPYEVQHYARAKTMAAPAELRRIHPLGKSPIIQDGENTIAETGAIIEYLVEKADGRLGAPGDRQSVLRYRYFLHYAEGSVMTNLLMTMVVGMVPLLGKPIQKKLAPLVKVHLDFIEAELGKRPWFAGQEFTAADVMMSFPLEFAAARMDGLKGRPNTKAWLEKIHARPAYQAALERGGPYDFA from the coding sequence ATGATCATCGTCCACCATCTGGAAAATTCGCGCTCGCAGCGCGTCCTCTGGCTGCTCGAGGAACTGGGGCTGCCCTATGAGGTGCAGCATTATGCGCGCGCCAAGACGATGGCGGCGCCCGCCGAACTGCGCCGCATCCATCCGCTCGGCAAGTCGCCGATCATCCAGGATGGCGAGAACACGATCGCGGAGACCGGGGCGATCATCGAATATCTGGTCGAAAAGGCCGACGGGCGGCTCGGCGCGCCGGGCGATCGGCAATCGGTGCTGCGCTATCGCTATTTCCTGCACTATGCCGAAGGGTCGGTGATGACCAATTTGCTGATGACGATGGTCGTCGGCATGGTACCGCTGCTCGGCAAGCCGATCCAGAAGAAGCTGGCGCCGCTGGTGAAGGTGCATCTCGATTTCATCGAGGCCGAGCTGGGCAAGCGGCCCTGGTTCGCCGGGCAGGAGTTCACGGCTGCCGACGTGATGATGAGCTTCCCGCTCGAATTCGCGGCGGCGCGGATGGATGGGCTCAAGGGGCGGCCGAATACGAAGGCGTGGCTGGAGAAGATCCATGCGCGACCGGCGTATCAGGCGGCGCTGGAGCGCGGTGGGCCGTATGATTTCGCGTGA